The Plectropomus leopardus isolate mb unplaced genomic scaffold, YSFRI_Pleo_2.0 unplaced_scaffold18856, whole genome shotgun sequence genome includes a window with the following:
- the LOC121965162 gene encoding UDP-N-acetylhexosamine pyrophosphorylase-like, producing the protein MDPNASGLAQRLAEAGQSHLLQFWNKLSPEEQADLTRDLQGMDFQEINGFFQKAMEMSSSSKHEKMDARMEPVPREVLGSVTRDRESLKDWELE; encoded by the coding sequence ATGGACCCAAACGCCAGCGGACTCGCCCAGAGGTTGGCTGAAGCCGGCCAGTCTCATCTCCTGCAGTTTTGGAATAAGCTGAGCCCCGAGGAGCAGGCCGACCTGACCCGCGACCTGCAGGGGATGGACTTTCAGGAGATCAATGGATTCTTCCAGAAGGCCATGGAGAtgtccagcagcagcaaacacgAGAAGATGGACGCCCGCATGGAGCCGGTGCCGCGGGAGGTGCTGGGGAGCGTGACGAGGGACAGGGAGAGTCTCAAAGACTGGGAGCTGGAAG